Below is a window of Trichosurus vulpecula isolate mTriVul1 chromosome 4, mTriVul1.pri, whole genome shotgun sequence DNA.
AAAGGAGTGCACAGTCAGCCACCGCTtcgggggtggcagaggtggtgcagctctgaagctgcttccagagctacagctgcagttgcctctggacacaggcccacctggtgcgAAAAATttagtggtggatcagagcaacagtgcagagcctgcttagatctgacttGCACTCTAAGTTGGCAGTTCTAGGgcaaggaggagggctggtgaggcagagcttgctctgaaaacaacagcacagcccctcaagcttggaacaaagtagtctctactctacaagcagtcataccctgataaaaagctgaagggtcaggtagttgactgggaacatggccaggccatgaaaacagactcagattcagaatcgaactctggaatctttccttggtgacaaagaagaccaaaacatacagccagaagaaggcaacaaagtcaaaaagccaacatcaaaagcctccaagaaaaacatgaagtggcctcaggccatggtagggctcaaaaaggatttggaaaagcaagttagagaagtagagaaaaaattgggaaggtaaatgagagtgatgtcagaaaatcatgaaaaacaagtcactgacttgctaaaggcgacccaaaaaatactgaaaaaaacaccataaaaatagactaacccagctggtaaaagagctccaaaaagcccatgaggagaagaatgcattggaaggcagaattagccaaatggaaaaagaggtccactGTCCACTGACCACTGACGAAAATGCTaacataaaaattagattggagcaagtagaagttagtaactttatgagaaatcaagatattataaaacagaaccaaaggaatgaaaaatggaagacaatgtgacatatctcattggaaaaaccactgacttagaaaatagatccaggagagataatttaaaaactattggactacttgaaagccttgatcaaaaaaaagcctagacatcatctttcaagcaattatcaaggaaaactgccctgatattctagagccagagggtaaaatagaaattgaaagaatccaccagtcacctcctcaaaaagatcccaaaaagaaaacccctaaggaaaattatggccaaattccagagctcccaggtcaaagagaaaatactgcatgcagccagaaagaaacaatttgagtattgtggaaacagaatcaggataacacaagatctagcagcttctacataaagggagcaaagggcttggaatatgatattccagaggtcaatggagctagggctaaaaccaagaatcacctacctagcaaaactgagtgtaatgctccaaggcaaaataaagattttcaataaaatagaggactttcaagctttctcagtgaaaagaccagagctgaataggaaatttgactttctaacacaagaatcaagagaagcatgaaaaggtaaataagaaagagaaatcaaaagggatttactgaagttgaactgttttgtttacattcctacatggaaagacgatgtgtataattcacgagacctcagtattagggtagctgaagggaatatatatatgtgtgtgtgtgtgtgtgtgtgtgtgtgtgtgtgtgtgtgtgtgtatatgtatatatatatatatatatatatatatatatacagagagagagagagagagagaaggcacagggtgagttgaatatgaagggttgatatctaaaaaaacatcacattaagggatgagacaggaatatattgagagagggagaaagagagagatagaatggggtaaattatctcaagtaaaagtggcaagaaaaagaagtttgttggaagggaaaagggggcaggtgagggggaatgagttaatcttgctctcatcagatttgaccctagtagggaataacatacacactcagttgggtatcttgccccacagaaaacaagaaggaaggagatcaaaaaggtGAGACAATAGAAGGGCgggtagagagggagaggaggtaatcaaaagcaaatacttttgaaaagggatagggtcaagggagaaaattgaataaaaggtgATAcggtaggaaggagcaaaatatagttagtctttcatgtcatgagtattgtggaaaggttttgcataatgatacacacgtggcctatgttcaattgcttgccttcataaggggtgcatggggagggaagaggaagagagaatttggaactcaaagttttaaaagcagatgttcaaaaaaagtttttacatgcaactaggaaataagatatacaggaaatggggcatagaaatgtatcttgccctacaagaaagtaagggaaaaggggatgggagggagtggggtgacagaagggagagctgactggtgAATgacacaatcagaatatatgccatcttggagtggggtggggagggcggaaatggggagaaaattttttaattcaaactcttgtggaaatcaatgctgaaaatgaaaaaatattaaataaataaatgataattttttaaaaaaaaagttcaacttaAGAAACCAAGTATTTGAGAAGCTAAGGACTACCATGAATATAGAAGTGGAAAGATCCTTAGAGTTCATctgatccaacctcctcattgaATATCTATTGCCCAGAGATAGGTcttgatttgcccaagatcagatAGCTGGTGATAATGTTATATAACGAGGAATCTGAGATACGAAAGAACCTTAAGAGAATCTTAAGTAAAAGAACTAGGGGAAAAACTGCATATGAAAAAGTGCCATTCTTCAGATGTCTTTGCCATCATCTAAATATATTCTTCTCCTGAAACACAGTTGAAATATGTTTCCTGTCTTAACCGCACCATTGACAAAGACAGTTTCAATGTGAAATCAGGCACTACATGGTGTCCCAATTCAGGTTGTCAGATGAATAATCAAGTGAAGTTTGATAAGTTGAATTGGAATTCACTATGCTGTCTATGTCTTCAAATGCTTAAAAGTGCAATTCCTAAAAGGAAATTGATCCCCGAGTGAAGCTGCATTGTGATGAGCTTTAGGAGGCATCAATATTCTGTTTGGGGACATGTACAAAATTAGGACAAGACAAGAATTTCACTGCATAAAGAAAAAGGATATAGTCTCTTGGAAGAGACTATGGACTCTTCTTACATTTGGGTATAAATTGTGAAATTGTATTCCTTGGGAAGTACATGAATTAATTATAGTCCTTCCCAAAATGGTGTTTCTGAATCTATCCAACTGACTTCTACAGAAGCTTGTGCTTTCTAGTTCTCAAGAATGAGGCAACTTTTCATTAAAATAATGGAGCAgctgaaaaatgaagaggttaattAATGTGAGCTTTGAGGCAACTGGTACTAAGCTATAATATGTATTGTTTTCAATAGATGTTTTGAAACCATGTGATAAAGTTGACATGGCCTGTGTTCTCCTGCATTGAAGAATAAGTTGGAGAGcacagagaggaaggagacaagGATGGTGAAGGATCTTAAGCTTACACTATGGCACAAGGATAGGCTAAAACGACCCAGGATGTTTaacttgaagaaaataagactcaagggaaatatgatggctgtcttcaagcatttgaagactGTCCTGTGGAAGGAACATTTGACTTTTTCTGCTTTAAACCAGAAGGCAGAACTCATAGAGAAATTATAAAATGGCCAATTCAGGTATGACATCAAGGAAAACTCCAAAGTATCAGAGCTATACACAAGTGGAATGAAATACCTTAGGAAGTGATGTGTTACCACTCCTTGGAAGTCATTAATCAGAGACTGAATAGGCACACAAAATATTGTTGTGGGCATTCCTTTTGCCTAAAGGGTAGACTTGATTAATTCTGAGAATCTTTTGAAATCTGAAattgtatgattctatgatattgtGACAATTATCAAGAAAGAACAgaggataagaaagaaagaacaaggtCACtggacttttttttcaatttcaagaAAGTATAGGTTTTATTCGTAAATTGACAGCCATTTAGACTAAGGAAAGACAATGCATGAGTCATCCAGGAAGGAAATatctttggaatcttccttttcAAATCTTGGAGTAATGTAGAAACATGGCAAACATGTCTTGTCAAACATCCCAACCTTGTGACTAAAGGTCAAGAAAGAGAATATGAAGGTCGGAGGTGATTCAATGACAGTTTTAGGTGacagataaaatgaataaaatgatacTTTGGACTGAGAGAAGAACCTAGATACTCAGTCACTGGTTGAGGTTACCATAGGGGCCTTGCATAAATcagcttaatattaactgacatGTATGACTTCTACTTATACTGATGCACAGAAGGAAGGGAGCTGATGCCTGTCTGGAATGAGGTTGGGATGATGACCAGGAGTACACAGATGTGAGAGCTCAGCATTTGGAGGACCTGAAGCAGCCTGGGTGACAAGAGGTGGGTCTGCAACAAGAGGGCTGGCTGGACACACAGCAAGTGGGATGGGAGCAGGGCTGGCAGCAGCTGGAGTGGCAGCATGGCTGGTAGCAGCTGGACCCACAGCAGCTCGGGCGGCAGCAGCTGGATCCACAGCAGCTCAGGCGGCAGCAGCTGGATCCACAGCAGCTCAGGCGGCAGCAGCTGGAACCACAGCAGCTCGAGCGGCAGCAGCTGGATCCACAGCAGCTCCGGCGGCAACAGCAGGAACCACAGCAGCTCGGGCGGCAGCAGTTGGACCCACAGCAGCTCGGGCGGCAGCAGGGCTGGCAGCAGCTAGAAACACAGCAGCTGGGGCGGCAGCAGCTGGACCCACAGCAGGGTGGGCGACAGCAGGGCTGGCAGGAGGCGGGGGCACAGCAGCCAGAGCCACAGCTCAGGCCACAGCACGTGGAGCCACAACAGGAGCTGACCATGGTGTTGGTGAGATGAGTTTCTGGGTTTCTTTCAAGGTGAGTGAGATACTTGAATTCTGAAAATTTCAGCCAGGGGTCTCTTATATATCCCCGTGTTCTGTGCTATTTCCAGCAAGTCTGAgtgattttcttgttttcttttccatggtAGAAAACATGATTatcaaattttctttatttccaaattagtcagcAGCATTTTTCaagttaacatttttatttggatggaaaaattaattccttttccagttgAGTAATATTTGCCCAGTCTGTTCTTTGCTTTTGAATTGCTTCTTGTCTTCCTCACTTTACATGTCATCTCCATGCAACCATTATTCAGAGTGTTTGCCATGTGACTTGCCAAACTGAGAGCTCCCTTTGGCCATattcttttgcctttgtgtcACATAATGGTTAGAGTAAGTGAATGGCTATCATGGAATGTAGATTCCTTATGCTGGTCAATGAGAGGACATTTCAGAAAGCTGGAATGCTGGTGTGGGAAGACAATGAGAAGGCACAGCCCCGTGGGTAATTCATGAGCAATGTGGAAGACTCTAACTTCATATATGTAATTAGCATAAAGAGATattcaagaaaatgaaaatccATAGAATGCTTCAACCTTAACTTCGTGTCCcatttcttccaactcttaacTTGAatgtagtactttaaaaatacctCAGTTCTGAGAAACAGAGGTCCCACTTAGGGTAGACAAGCTGTGAATCACCAAGCTCCCaaacatgaaattttaaaaaaagagatgagaaggaatATGGGCTAGtagttgttgtggttcagtcatttagtcatgcctgactcttcatgaccccatgaaacATATCATACTAGGCCCTTCGATCCTCCATTACCTCTCAAaatttgtccaagttcatgttcattgtttccatgactctatccatccatctcatcctctgacaTCCCCTTTTTATTGTGTCTTTCCCAAAGACAAAGACcctatcagggtcttttccaatgattcCCATATAATCATTATGTGGCCGAAGtaagcttcaacttcagtatttCACCTGCCAGTGAGTAGTCTGAATTAACTTCTTCAAGTATTGGCTGATTTGACCTTGCTTTCCAAGGGACCTTTAAAAGTCTTTTTCAGCACCAcaaattcaaaagcatcaattctatggtgctcagctttcctaaTAGTCCAGCTCCCACAGCCATATATTGTCACTGGAAAATCCATAGCTTTGATTATACAGacttttgttggcaaggtgatgtctgcTTTTTAGTATTAAATCTCCTctttacatacatgcacacacatatacctgtATGCTATTTATATCGATATTCACCTATAAATGAGATACATACAAATATCTAAGAATAAGAATTATTACATGATTGAAAAGTGACCAAAGATACAAATAGGCaactttcaaaagaagaaatctaaggaatcaatagccatatggaaaaatgttccaaataacTAGTAATCAGAAAAATTCAAAGCAAATCAACTTTGGATTTCTATATCATGCCCATCGAATTGGCAAAACTGACCAAAGAAAGCTAAAATAACTGATGTCATAGGGGCTGTGAGAAAACAGGTACATTGGTATATAAAAGGCACACTAAAGCATACAAATTTTTATAGAAGTACTCCTTTTTAGGGCTAAAGAAACAGAAACTAAAAGGATGTTCATCAGTTGGAGAAAAGCAAGACAGATGATGGAATATGACtgcaatgaaatactatttgccacaataaattacaaaaaagatgttttaaaagaactttgggaagatttgtatgaaatgataCACAGTTATGTAAGCAGAACAAagtgaataatttatacaatgaaaatattttaaagaaaaaacttttgGAGGGCAGAGCAAAGAGGGAggtgaaaaggcagggactcatccAAGCTTTCtcaaattctcctccaaatacctttaaaataattcctcaaaagaAATTCTGGAGTGGTAAAAACTACAAAAGGagggaatgaaacaattttctagcccaagaaaacttagaaaattggaagaaaaggtATGtcaccagcacagactgggccccagcaaaccaggaccaggccttgggagtgactgaatcagcagtggcattggctgcttccagagctctcagcccatagatgatAAGGGAGTCAGATAAATGGTCCAAAGAGATtatagggatctctttgctggcagtgGGGGCAGGtgtctgttgcattgcccatacccAGATGCAGGTTGCAGTACCAGGTGGCAGTCCCAGTGTGAGGAGGAACACTAGTACCCAGAGTTTGCAACCATAGGGGAATGGGGACCCTTgtacagttctagggcagaaaagagtgcttgtgatcactcacagaccagagcacaggccaggagagtagtaaatacaccTCTCCCTATATagtaccatcttggaagaactgaaagatTACAGACTACTAGAACTACCTCTGAacacagctgcacaaaaaccctgaatcTTGGGAAAGTGCCCTCCACCCCAGAAGCAAAGCCCCACTTCAGCAgagttgaaagtcaagaaataggctggaaaaaatgagcaaacagcagaagaAGATCCTGACTAtggaaagttactgtggtgaaagagaagataaaaaaaaataccctcaGAAGACAGCAACAAACAAAACACAGCTGCATCCAAAGTCTCAAAGTAAACTATGagttggtcttaggccatggaagagctgaaaaaagattttaagaatcaagtcagagaagtagaggaaaaattgggaagataaatgagagtgatgaggaaaattatgaaaaaagtcaggagcttggtaaaggaggaacaaaaggataccaaataaaataacaccttaaaaaacagaataggtcaaatagtaaaaaaaaaattacaaaaatctaATATGGAGAAGAActccttgaaaaatagaattggtcaaattgaagatatacaaaaattcattaaagacaagaactccttaaaaagtggaattgatcaaatggaaaaggaggtacaaaagttcattgaagataattccttaaaaattagaatttggcaagtggaagctaatgactccatgagacatcaaagataataaaataaaatcaaaagaatgaaaaaaaaattaaagaaaaagagaaatatctcattggaaaacaacaTATGTgcaaaatagattcaggagagataattttaaaattattcaactGCTTGAGAgcctaaaaaagagcctagatataatctttcatgaaattatcaaggaaaattgccctggtaTTCCAGAgttagagggtaaaatagaaattgaaataatccaccaatcacttcctgaaagggatctcaaaatgaaaattctcacgAATGTTATAGCCAACTTCCAGAACCCttgggtcaaggagaaagtattacaagcagccagaatgaaataaCTCAggtattatggagccacagttagaATAACACACATTTTAGAAATTTCCACATCAAAGGTCAGAGGgattgggatatgatattccagaaggcaaaggagctatgaCTACAACTAAGAATCCCCTATCCAGCaaaattatgtataatccttcagaaCAAACaatgaaaattcaataaaatagactttcaagcattcctgatggaaagaccagagctgaatagaaatactttcaaatacaaaactcaagagaagcacaaaaaagtaaataggaaaaaaatcatgagGATTTCAGTAAGgtgaaactgtttacattcctacatgggaaaatgatacttgtaactgaAAAACTTTCTCATTgctagggcagttagaaggagcgTACATAGAGTGCATAtgtatgaattgaatatgaaaagataattatttacaaaataaaattgaagtgTAAGAAAGAGGAGTGCACTGGGAGAAGGTAAAAGAGAGTAgtagtaaattatctcacattaaagagcTTTTATAACAAATCTTATAAAAGAGCTTTTTTAGTACAAAGTAAGATG
It encodes the following:
- the LOC118848176 gene encoding keratin-associated protein 4-3-like, producing the protein MVSSCCGSTCCGLSCGSGCCAPASCQPCCRPPCCGSSCCRPSCCVSSCCQPCCRPSCCGSNCCRPSCCGSCCCRRSCCGSSCCRSSCCGSSCCRLSCCGSSCCRLSCCGSSCCRPSCCGSSCYQPCCHSSCCQPCSHPTCCVSSQPSCCRPTSCHPGCFRSSKC